A genomic segment from Cricetulus griseus strain 17A/GY chromosome 8, alternate assembly CriGri-PICRH-1.0, whole genome shotgun sequence encodes:
- the LOC100762816 gene encoding putative vomeronasal receptor-like protein 4 has translation MPSLKNVLYFQTGLGVFANMFLLFFYTFIILVHRSKPMDLISCQLTFIHIVLVLTAGDIGLSEVFESLNIENDFKCKTTFYINRVMRGLSICITCLLSVFQAVTISPSTSLLANFKYKLKKHMIYAFFYLWTFNLSFSSRWLFYIGAFTNVSETNQMKVTKSCSLFPMNSIIRILILTVTTSRDVFLVGVMLTTSAYMVIILFRHQRQCKYLHSLSHLRASPEKKATVTILLLVVIFVVMYWVDFIISCTAVLLWMYHPVILTVQKFVMNAYPTITPLVQISSDNRIINMLTNLWSKCHKIF, from the coding sequence ATGCCCTCATTAAAAAATGTCCTTTATTTCCAAACTGGACTTGGAGTCTTCGCCAatatgtttctcctttttttctacaCTTTCATAATCCTAGTTCATAGATCTAAGCCCATGGACCTGATCTCCTGTCAACTGACCTTCATCCACATAGTTCTAGTCCTCACTGCAGGGGATATTGGGCTTTCAGAGGTATTTGAGTCACTGAACATTGAGAATGACTTCAAATGTAAGACAACTTTTTACATAAACAGAGTGATGAGAGGCCTCTCCATCTGcatcacctgcctcctgagtgtgttcCAGGCTGTCACTATCAGTCCTAGTACATCTTTGCTggcaaattttaaatataaactaaaaaaacATATGATCTATGCTTTCTTCTACCTTTGGACTTTCAATTTGTCATTCAGTAGTAGGTGGCTCTTCTATATTGGAGCTTTTACCAATGTGAGTGAGACCAACCAAATGAAGGTCACTAAATCCTGCTCACTCTTCCCCATGAACTCCATCATCAGAATACTGATTTTAACGGTGACAACCTCTAGAGATGTATTTCTTGTAGGAGTTATGCTGACCACAAGTGCATACATGGTGATTATTTTGTTCAGACATCAGAGGCAATGCAAATATCTTCACAGCCTCAGCCACCTGAGAGCGTCTCCTGAGAAAAAGGCCACTGTGACCATCTTGCTTCTGGTAGTTATCTTTGTGGTCATGTACTGGGTGGACTTCATCATCTCATGCACCGCAGTCCTGTTATGGATGTACCACCCAGTCATCCTGACTGTTCAGAAGTTTGTGATGAATGCCTATCCCACAATTACTCCTTTGGTACAAATCAGCTCTGATAACAGAATAATCAATATGCTGACAAACTTGTGGTCAAAGTGtcacaagattttttaa